The genomic window CGGAACACGATCTTCGGGTTGTGCTTCTGCAGCACCTTGGTGATGGCCGCCGTCAACGTGGTCTTGCCGTGATCGATGTGTCCGATCGTCCCTACGTTCACGTGCGGCTTGCTGCGATCGAATTTTACTTTCGCCATGTGCTCTGCTCCGTCTTTCGCGGGGGCTAAAGCCCCTCTTCTGAAATCCCGTCCTGAGGCACGGCCGAAGCCGCGCCTTCCCGTTTACCGGCTCACTGCCTTGCCCTGCACCCGGGCGATGATCTCTTCGGCCACCGAGCGCGGGGCCTCTTCATAACGCTTGAAGTGCATGGAGAACGTGGCGCGGCCCTGGGTGCGCGAGCGCATGTCGGTGGCGTAGCCGAACATCTCCGCCAGCGGCACATGCGACTTGATCACCTGCGACCCGGCGCGGTGTTCCATGCCCTCGATGCGCCCGCGCCGCGAGTTCAAGTCGCCGATGATGTCGCCCATGTACTCCTCGGGCACCACCACC from Terriglobales bacterium includes these protein-coding regions:
- a CDS encoding GTP-binding protein; translation: MAKVKFDRSKPHVNVGTIGHIDHGKTTLTAAITKVLQKHNPKIVFR